The Heterodontus francisci isolate sHetFra1 unplaced genomic scaffold, sHetFra1.hap1 HAP1_SCAFFOLD_64, whole genome shotgun sequence genome contains the following window.
ccctctcctcggtgaataccgatgcaaagtactcgtttagaatctcacccattttctctgagtccaagcataacattcctcctttgtcctttagtgggccaatcctttctctagtaaccctctttctccttatatatgaataaaaggctttgggattttccttaaccctgtttgctaaagatatttcatgaccccttttagccctcttaattcctcgtttcagattggtcctacattcccaatattctttcaaagcttcgtctttcatcagccgccttgaccttatgtatgcttcctttttcctcttagctagtctcacaatttcacctgtcatccatggttccctaatcttgccatttctatccctcattttcacaggaacatgtctctcctgcacgctaatcaacctctctttaaaagcctcccacatatcacatgtggatttaccttcaaacagctgctcccaatctacatttcccagctcctgccgaattttggtatagttggccttcccccaatttagcactcttcctttcggaccactctcgtctttgtccatgagtattttaaagcttacggaattgtgatcactattcccaaagtagtcccctactgaaacttcaacaacctggccgggctcattccccaacaccaggtccagtatggccccttcccgagttggactatttacatactgctctagaaaaccctcctagatgctccttacaaattctgctccatctggacctctaacacgaagcgaatcccagtcaatgttgggaaaattaaaatctcctatcaccaccaccctgttgctcctacatctttccataatctgtttacatatttgtacctctatctcacgctcgctgttgggaggcctgtagtacagccccaacattgttaccgcacccttcctatttctgagttctgtccatattgcctcactgctcgagtcctccatagtgccctccttcagcacagctgtgatatcctctttgaccagtaatgcaactcctccaccccttttacctccctctctatcccgcctgaagcatcgatatcctgggatatttagttgccaatcatgcccttccctcaaccaagtctcagtaatagcaataacatcatactcccaggtactaatccaagccctaagttcatccgccttacctactacacttcttgcattaaagcaaatgcacctcagaccaccagtccctttatattcatcatctgctccctgtctgctcttccccttagtcacactgacttcattatctagtttcttacaggcttttgttgctacctcctcactgtcaactgacctcaattggttcccatccccctgccacattagtttaaaccctccccaacagcgttagcaaaagcacctccaaggacattggttccagtccggcccaggtgtagaccgtccaatttgtaatagtcccacctcccccagaaccggtcccaatgtcccaaaaatctgaacccctccttcctgcaccatctctcaagccacgcattcatcctgactattctttcatttttactctgactatcacgtggcactggtagtaatcctgagattactacctctgaggtcctactttttaacttggctcctaactccctaaactctgcttgtaggaactcatcccgttttttagctatatcattagtgcctatgtgcacaatgacaactggctgttcaccctccccctttagaatgttctgcagccgatgtgagacgtccctgacccgtgcacctgggaggcaacataccattcgggagcctcgttttcgaccacagaaccgcctatctactccccttacaatcgaatcccctacgactatagcccttccactctttttcccgcccttctgaacagcagagccagctacggtgccatggacctggctactgctgccttcccctggtgagccatctccctcaacagtatccaaaacggtatacttgttttggaggaagatgaccgcaggggactcctgcgcggccttcctgctctttctctgccttttggtcacccattccctttctccctcagcaatcctaatctgcggtgtgaccaattcactaaacgtgctatccacgacctcctcagcatcgcgcatgctccaaagtgagtccatccgcagctcgagagccgtcatgcggtctaacaagagctgcagctggacacacttcctgcacgtgaaggagtcagggtcatcagccatgtccctgagctcccacattgagcaagaggagcatgatacgggtctgagatctcctgccatttttaatcttaagtttaaacttagttaaatgaaaaaggaacgaaaaggttttaccaatcacaataaaaccagagaaatcgaaaaagccttaccttataaacaccccaccgagtcctttttttttttggttagaggaggagggcgggtgggagacactacaagtgtgatgtctcgggttcagaaaccgcccaaatatatagtgttttacttacccagcagccccctggcctccgccgaaaaacaaaaggattttaaatttactttcaaactgactttcccagctgctcactcgctcacactctgctcccgaaaaagctgctgcactgaaaggaaagttattttaaaccgcccaaatatatagtgttttacttacccagcagccccctggcctccgccgaaaaacaaaaggattttaagtttactttcaaactgactttcccagctgctcactcgctcacactctgctcccgaaaaagctgctgcactgaaatgaaagttattttaaaccgcccaaatatatagtgttttacttacccagcagccccctggcctccgccgaaaaacaaaaggattttaaatttactttcgaactgactttcccagctgctcactcgctcacactctgctcccgaaaaagctgctgcactgaaaggaaagttattttaagccgcccaaatatatagtgttttacttacccagcagccccctggcctccgccgaataacaaaaggattttaaatttactttcaaactgactttcccagctgttcactcgctcacactctgctcccgaaaaagctgctgcactgaaaggaaagttattttaaacccttGTTGTAAATCTCCCTTCAGTCAGCTCGTCCACTGATCCTGCTTGTCACCTATCCACCAATATCCCTGACTTTCTGACTCCCTCTACCactgtctcttcaactgtttcaaTGTTGTTGATTCAATGCAGAACAAACCCATCTCCACTGACTTCACACAGTCtgataaatatcctctgtaccctcaaatgagcagaactggatgcaatactccactacAACACCGTCACTGTGTTTATTTTACACATCTGTATTTCTTGTTTAGAAAGAACCAGCGCACTCGAATGGAACACGAAGACGGTGCTCTTATTTTCAACATTCAGAAACAAGGagtatggaattcaaacccatgcatGCAGATCACAACAGATTAGCAGTTCATCGTTTTAATCACTCGGCCACCTTGTCTTCTGTGAGTAAGCTGAAGTGCGGAGGAATGATCCGTGCAGAATGAAAAAGGTGACGGTCTGGTGCCAACAAAACTGAAACAGTTGGagagacagtaacagagggagtgagaaagtcagggatatcggtggataggtgacaggcaagaGCAATGGACTGAGCTGACTGCTGTGAAATGTTGTGGCTTCGCCGAACACTAAATTTGGTTGGTCATCTAAAGTAACCAATCAGATAAATAGAGAATCTCAAGAAttgacatcattgtaaaccagccaatcacgAACATGGTTTTCATCCATCCTTCATTATCATCGAGCACTGGGGATGTGCATAAAATGCGAGTTCCCacctttaagagccacccacaacgtctctgaaaaagctacaacattatcTCTATAATATCAATTTGTTTTGATATTTTTATCAAGTAACTTGTATTTTCTAACtgactttgtgatctctgttttaatcccacagattctggttaatacagtttcactgcccgtacgatcttcctgtctctacttaataatgttcCGATCATTAATTACTGACCATTTGTGAGCTTTGTTCCTGGACGCGTTCATATTCGACCCCTTTGCTGTATTTCGATTATAAAATCTGATTTAACGCGCAGGCATCATTTCTCAGTCACTCATATCCCGAGATCAAGTTTGTCCTCAATAAGTAATCAGCACATTATCTAGAAACCCCGGTGGTgtgggaaccctcagtctcactctttgacacctgacactaagattgtacactccgctgttgtctctCGCCAATAGGGATCAATCTATAATCAGTGATGCAGTATCATAAGGAACATTGAGCTGAAATGGttccagaatgctgtgaaagaggcttTCTGTCCGCTGGTTATAGAATGTTTCAAAACGGATggagagtaaacccgaatagatggcGGAATGTGAAAGCGAATCTGGAATTGTTACCACATGTAGAATAATACAatatgaaaaagattttaaaatctttgcggtaaaaccaagttacctataaatgtgatgatctatatggaagccgctctgtgttttacaaatatattggcgggcttttcaaatgtgaaaaatcttttgcagtctgacaatttcgcgccgttattttctgccctcatctccttggcgtctccggattgatgaattcagcagctctctgattggtcacatgaagagcacaatgacacccagtgcagAGTGACCCCTGTGCCCCCGACACCATTCCTCCCGAAGGTGTAAATGGGATTATTGTGGGTATTCTTCCTGAATGTGTTTgtcagattgtggaaatgtctggaagcggGAAGACCggtgggaaagctcggtccaaggccaagtctcgcaccTCCCGGGCGGGACTGCAGTTCcctgtgggccgtgttcacaggttccttaaaaaggggaactatgctgagcgtgtgggtgccggagcccaggtcgatctggctgctgtgctcgagtatctgacagctgaaatcctcgagctggccggcaacgcggcccgggaaaacaagaagacccgcatcattcccagacacctccagctggccgtccgcaaataCGAGGAGCTCAgcaggctgctgggaggggtgaccatcgctcaggacggggtgctgcctaatatccaggccgtgcttctccccaagaaaaccagcgctccgagtaCCAAGAGCAAGTGATGCGGCCTGACTTAAATCTGCCAacacaaaggctcttttcagagccacccactttatctgtgaaagggctgcTTGCTGTCTGACAGGCGGCAATTTtataagaggccacttggcccatcgtgtcgctGCCGGCAGAAAAGTGATTCACCGATTCATCTCCCACCTTCCAGTCTTCAGTCCGTCGCCCTGAGGATTACAGCACTCGAGATGCATATCCAGGTTCCTTTTGAGTAAGTTGGGGGTCtctgcctcatctaccctttcaggcagtgagttccagactcccatcaCCCTCGAGAGGATAATAAAATTCTcgttttccctctaatttttctacctatcactttaaacaTATGCCCCATAGTCGCTGAGCTCTCTGCTAAGACTCATCACCTCCACTCTCTCCTGGCCCGCCAAAatgttgcacatttcaatcagatctcccctctgccTGCTCCCTACTGGATTCGGGCATTTAACTGCTCGAATCTCGCGATATTTGTCAGGGATTTTAGCAAATCTACCGTTTACACAAACGAAAGCTTTTACACAACGAACGGCTCTCTAATAAAATGATCTGCTCTAGACCAAAGTTCTCTGACAACAGGAGATCGCAGCTCGTTGTTTTGCCAATTTtgttggctcttaaaagagccgttgtgttatttgatgccaaactcagttccgGGCAGAGTGAGTTTAGGCGCGTTCCCCGCGCAAAcgacgggccagctggatgtctttgggcatgatggtgactcgctttgCGTGAATgacgcacaggttggtgtcctcaaagagccccaccaggtaagccttgCTGGcatcctgcagggccatgacggccgagctctggaagcgcaggtctgtcttgaagtcctgcgcgatctctcgcaccaggcgctggaagggcagtttgcggatgagcagctcggtggatttctggtagcggcggatatcccgcagagccacagtgccgggtctgtaacggtgagacttcttcactccgcccgtggctggagcgctcttgcgggccgctttggcagccagctgcttgcggggagctttcccaccggtcgatttgcgcgctgtctgcttggttctggccattatgGAAGAAGATCAggaacaaagacactgtaaatgttgaggctgctcagggactgtctatttaagacagtagagggaccaccctagtgttgtgattggatgcagccccgtCCATCAGTCAATTTGAAACCAGTTCCGGGAAGTCAAAGGGCGGCGGGAAATGCTGGGCCCTGATTGGTTGAACTGTAGCTGAAACTGAAATtgaatcaatttcaaaaagcccgccaatttcagatTAGCAAACAACGCAAAGATGATAAAACACCGAATTTGGCGGGAAGAATTATAAAATCTCACTCCTTGTAGCTTTATTTCTTTCTTCCGTGATCCCCCTCTGTGTCTTACAACACAGTTTGAATAGTGTTCTCTGGCGGGAATAAAGCGCCAGTCATTACTTACTCTAACGGCAGTAAATCCCGCTTCGTGCCGGCAGTTCAGACCCTCACATATAAATTATCTAATGCAACAGTTTAATTCATGACGCGTTCGATAAATAATGAAGAGAAAAAGTCAGTGAAAATTCTGCGATCTGTAAATTTACTGAGAGAATGTAATGATGTATAATAGCAGTTGTTGAAAAAGATAAACAATATACAGATAACTGGATCTTATTAACTCAAGTTgcaaggtcactgctctctctgtgagtctttgggttgctcttagaagagcctttgtgtttggtGGATTTAGTTAACCGCCAAATCCATGTAGAGTGTggccctggcgtttcagagcgtacaccacatccatggcggtgaccgtcttgcgcttggcgtgctcagtgtaggtgactgcatctctgatcacattctccaggaaaaccttcagcaccccgcgggtctcctcatagatcaaacccgagatgcgcttaactccaccacggcgagccaggcggcggattgctggcttggtgataccctggatgttatcacgaagcactttgcggtgctgctttgctccgcctttgctcagagatttgcctcctttccctcttccagacatgacGCTTCTTCACTCAAATCGTTGCTGAATGAGAAACGAGCTGTTTCTGCTGCCATTTTTATACAGCCCGCCCGGACCTGACTGAAAAAGGGACAGACAGCGAGAGGCGGGGCggggaggaaactgagtgacagacagagcagagaaatgtctttcATCCTCCAGCTTCGCCAcccacttgctcgaaccgccaattcaaAAAAAACATTGCTCAACAACAGAGCTCAGCACAaaacttccagactcggccttcatagtcaaagaTAACAGAAACCCGGAGCATTTAAATAAGGATCTATAACAATTAAAAGTTGATCATATATCCGCCTAAGTacagtgcttccgatcacaagttAACCCGTTTCCACACATCTCCCCTCCCAGACGGATTGATCAGTTTACTAACACCTTACCCCAGCTGAATTAGTTAAACTCATGTTTGAGTTGTGACGTGGGGTTTCTCGCCAGTATTCCTGTGTTACGGCCTCTCACCCTGAATTAGTGAATCGAGCATGAACTGAGACTGTACTGAACAGATCCCCAGTTACAGTAAGGCCGGGACATCCCTCTGTTTTGTtgcagagagtgggggaagggctgaGTGTAGTGCATgccagcgagtcaccagggatcctgcatttacttcccatcatttccatgtgaaatgtgcacacggcggcaggacagggatcatttgatcgggggatcagctctttgctgagagatgtgggtggctctgaaaagagcctttgggttcagacgtctacaagtttcccgtgcagtttcacttctttccaggggcttctttctgagcctttgctgctttcggcttgGTCTTGCCCCTTGATGTTTGAACTTTCTGGAGCGCCTTTCCGCCCGTGGCACTCTTGGGCTTTTTGGCCTTCTTCACAGGAGACTTTTtcggaagcgctgctttcttccctGGGGATTTCTTTGGCGTTGCCGCCTTCTTACTGGTCACTTTCTTGCCTGCTGTTTTCTTCACTGCCGATTTCTTGGCTGCTACTTTCTTGACTGGTCACTTTCTTGCCTGCTGTT
Protein-coding sequences here:
- the LOC137359115 gene encoding histone H3-like; protein product: MARTKQTARKSTGGKAPRKQLAAKAARKSAPATGGVKKSHRYRPGTVALRDIRRYQKSTELLIRKLPFQRLVREIAQDFKTDLRFQSSAVMALQDASKAYLVGLFEDTNLCVIHAKRVTIMPKDIQLARRLRGERA